One part of the Sebastes fasciatus isolate fSebFas1 chromosome 8, fSebFas1.pri, whole genome shotgun sequence genome encodes these proteins:
- the ngfa gene encoding neurotrophin-7, protein MRSSPLVLLLLIGVQAVQNMGGGLARCAGAASHKAGQQTAANHRAGQQQTAVGDHLSEHHSSQEHHRTSHHRTKRPHRAASHTQDRSPVVGRSASDSPPDPSIPVVDPKLFSKRRYRSSPRVVFSEVAPSHDALEGEGYDIEGVRGVRVRRRAGSHTMHRGEYSVCDSMNTWVSNLTRATDIAGNEVTVLPNVTINNVVKRQFFYETTCRSPTQRGSGSANGGRPGGRGGKQGSRSGTSGCLGIDSRHWNSYCTNTHIFVSALTLYQERTAWRFIRINAACVCVLSRKSWAGRLGH, encoded by the coding sequence ATGAGGTCGTCACCACTGGTCCTGCTCCTCCTGATCGGCGTCCAGGCTGTACAGAACATGGGAGGTGGATTGGCCCGGTGCGCCGGGGCAGCCAGCCACAAAGCAGGACAGCAGAcggcagccaatcacagagcaggaCAGCAGCAGACAGCAGTGGGGGACCACCTTTCTGAACACCATTCTTCACAGGAGCATCATAGGACCAGCCACCACAGGACCAAGAGGCCCCATCGAGCAGCTTCGCACACCCAGGATAGGAGCCCTGTCGTCGGGCGCTCTGCGTCGGATTCCCCCCCTGACCCCTCCATCCCAGTGGTGGACCCCAAGCTCTTCTCCAAGAGACGCTACCGCTCCTCGCCCCGTGTTGTCTTCAGCGAGGTGGCCCCATCACATGATGCCCTGGAAGGCGAGGGCTATGACATTGAAGGGGTGAGGGGGGTGAGGGTGAGGCGCAGAGCAGGGTCGCACACCATGCACCGAGGAGAGTACTCAGTATGTGACAGCATGAATACCTGGGTGAGCAACCTGACACGAGCCACAGACATAGCTGGGAATGAGGTGACAGTGCTGCCCAACGTTACAATCAACAACGTGGTGAAGAGACAGTTCTTCTATGAGACCACCTGCCGATCCCCCACGCAGAGAGGCTCCGGGTCTGCAAACGGGGGAAGGCCAGGGGGCCGCGGTGGCAAACAGGGCTCCAGATCGGGCACCTCCGGCTGTCTCGGCATCGACAGCCGCCACTGGAACTCCTactgcaccaacacacacatattcgtAAGCGCCCTGACCCTCTACCAGGAACGGACAGCCTGGCGTTTCATCCGCATCAACGCCGCATGCGTGTGTGTTCTCAGCCGGAAGTCTTGGGCGGGACGACTGGGGCACTGA